In Erigeron canadensis isolate Cc75 chromosome 1, C_canadensis_v1, whole genome shotgun sequence, a single window of DNA contains:
- the LOC122606331 gene encoding protein trichome birefringence-like 39 encodes MGSLSRSLLYLSLFLFFNKTNATSSFLNASKATSCNLFKGKWVYDPSYPLYNPATCPFMDPEFDCIKYNRPDKSYLKYRWQPFGCNLPRFNGAEFLLKWRGKKIMFVGDSLSFNMWISLSCMIHSWVPNVKYTIVKTGGSILTDLTFQDYGLTLSVYRTTTIVDIVNGKAGSVLQLDSIRQGNAWKGKDMLIFNSWHWWTHTGRDQPWDYIGEGGKLYKDMNRLVAYYKGMTTWSRWVNRFVDPSKTKVFFQGISPVHYEGKDWNAPSRSCKSETQPFFGLRYPAGTPMASVVLNKVLARVKKPVYLLDITTLSQYRKDAHPTYYSGNHIGLDCSHWCLPGLPDTWNVLLNAALS; translated from the exons ATGGGATCTCTGTCTAGGTCATTATTATACTTgtcattgtttttgttttttaataagaCAAATGCCACTTCTTCTTTTCTTAATGCTTCTAAGGCCACTTCCTGCAATTTATTCAAAGGCAAATGGGTCTATGATCCATCTTACCCTCTTTACAACCCTGCTACTTGTCCTTTCATGGATCCTGAATTCGATTGTATAAAGTACAATAGACCCGATAAATCATATCTTAAGTACAGATGGCAGCCATTCGGGTGTAACCTCCCAAG GTTTAATGGGGCAGAATTTTTGCTAAAATGGAGAGGGAAGAAGATTATGTTTGTGGGTGACTCATTGAGTTTCAATATGTGGATCTCACTTAGCTGCATGATTCATTCATGGGTGCCTAATGTTAAGTATACAATTGTAAAAACTGGAGGAAGTATTCTTACTGATCTTACGTTTCAG GATTACGGACTAACACTATCGGTTTATCGTACAACTACCATAGTTGACATTGTTAACGGAAAAGCTGGTAGTGTATTACAACTAGACTCTATCCGTCAAGGGAACGCTTGGAAGGGAAAAGACATGTTAATATTCAACTCGTGGCATTGGTGGACACACACTGGACGTGACCAACC GTGGGATTACATTGGAGAAGGAGGGAAACTGTACAAAGATATGAACAGGCTCGTAGCGTATTATAAAGGAATGACAACATGGTCGAGATGGGTCAATCGCTTCGTTGACCCTTCCAAAACCAAAGTTTTTTTCCAAGGAATTTCCCCTGTCCATTATGA GGGAAAGGACTGGAATGCACCATCCAGATCATGTAAGAGTGAAACCCAACCATTCTTCGGTTTAAGGTATCCTGCCGGCACACCAATGGCGTCTGTTGTACTTAATAAAGTGTTGGCACGAGTTAAGAAACCCGTATACTTGCTAGACATCACGACACTTTCCCAATACCGGAAGGATGCTCACCCAACTTACTATAGTGGCAATCATATTGGTCTAGATTGTAGCCATTGGTGCCTTCCCGGCTTGCCAGATACATGGAATGTGCTTCTTAATGCAGCATTAAGCTGA